The Falco naumanni isolate bFalNau1 chromosome 1, bFalNau1.pat, whole genome shotgun sequence genome window below encodes:
- the PECAM1 gene encoding platelet endothelial cell adhesion molecule isoform X8, translating to MYLALLVIFLQCSELYSQKRVFTFNTVDIKVQPSVKVKNGAPLSITCHADISKSTDFQLKHNFTVFKDGKLVFMTVSDKRDAHYEIPVARSSDTGDYECTVEAGGKTKSSNSLHVWVTGMTKPILTAEKKEVLEGEVVKLRCELPEEVPPLYFFFRKMKMNSTPKEKSVFESQRNFSVVEFPVEEGDNILQFDCFARRNVKLEFESSEHSKKTLVTVREPFIKPTLNVKPSSNITEGDRIQIECSTVVARMRDIEIILQKNKTILNSVRDEKLLKYSAVATLEDSGEYQCKVEQGRASKTTKLNIVVSELFPKPILAASVIKLDENKELTLSCSINGFQKANFSILRKNSNADIWLKNSKNLTMRVNVNDTGSYICKAEVKGIVKESKPVTINVYAPVSKPTLSVVSGLPEVVLGKSLLLICRSVMGTPPITFTFYKGNKIKETVVNDTYATFLDENIGQNDKGGYRCDAKNNHSSGMKTSNILNITVIVPIKNASLGSVPYGEVEDGSETVFLCSVKEGSWPIRFRIFRKTDREVLLFEKNENAHRVVWRREAMNRQDTGTYYCMASNRANVDVKSHPITISVILAAWQKGVIAAFVLILIAGAVTLTLWWLLCKKKKAKGPSMEMSGSALATNSPNEKLTRQHNDGDYYSGSGYIEDSENHMKSTDESKGPDLESAEVEYTEVEVSTLDPHRDSVENRHSRLQGHPDAT from the exons ATGTATCTTGCTCTTCTGGTGATTTTCTTGCAGT gTTCAGAACTTTACAGTCAGAAGAGAG TTTTTACTTTCAACACAGTTGACATTAAGGTTCAGCCATCTGTCAAAGTAAAGAATGGAGCTCCTCTGTCAATTACCTGCCATGCTGATATTAGCAAAAGCACCGATTTCCAACTGAAGcataattttacagtttttaaagatGGCAAACTTGTGTTCATGACTGTATCAGACAAAAGAGATGCACACTATGAAATACCTGTGGCTAGATCTTCAGATACAGGAGACTATGAATGTACCGTGGAAGCAGGCGGAAAGACAAAATCTAGTAACTCCTTACATGTTTGGGTAACAG GAATGACCAAGCCAATCCTGActgctgagaagaaagaagttttaGAGGGTGAAGTCGTGAAATTACGTTGTGAGCTGCCAGAAGAAGTTCCtcctttatatttctttttccgGAAGATGAAGATGAATTCAACAcctaaagaaaaatctgtatttgaaTCACAGAGAAATTTTTCTGTAGTGGAATTTCCTGTTGAAGAAGGAGATAATATTTTACAATTTGATTGCTTTGCTAGGAGAAATGTAAAACTCGAATTTGAAAGCtcagaacacagcaaaaaaacactTGTTACAGTCAGGg AACCATTTATAAAGCCTACTCTGAATGTCAAGCCCTCAAGTAATATTACAGAAGGAGATAGAATACAGATTGAATGTTCAACTGTGGTAGCCCGGATGCGTGACATTGAAATCATactccagaaaaacaaaacaatactgAACAGTGTACGAGATGagaaacttctgaaatactctGCAGTAGCTACTCTAGAGGACAGTGGTGAATACCAGTGTAAGGTGGAGCAAGGGAGAGCATCTAAAACCACCAAACTGAATATTGTTGTGTCAG AGTTATTCCCCAAGCCAATATTGGCTGCTTCTGTGATTAAGCTggatgaaaataaagaattaacTTTGAGTTGCAGCATTAATGGTTTTCAGAAAGCTAACTTCTCTATATTGCGGAAAAATTCAAATGCAGACATCTGGTTGAAAAATTCTAAGAACTTAACAATGAGAGTTAACGTGAATGATACTGGATCCTATATCTGTAAAGCTGAAGTAAAAGGAATAGTCAAAGAGAGCAAACCTGTAACGATAAATGTGTACG CTCCAGTCTCCAAGCCAACTCTTTCTGTTGTCAGTGGTTTACCGGAGGTGGTGTTAGGGAAGTCTCTACTGTTAATCTGTCGTTCAGTGATGGGAACACCACCGATAACATTCACATTctacaaaggaaataaaattaaggaaacAGTAGTTAATGACACATATGCTACATTCTTGGATGAAAATATTGGACAAAATGACAAAGGAGGTTACAGATGTGATGCTAAAAATAATCATTCCAGTGGTATGAAAACTAGCAATATTCTAAACATCACAGTAATAG TACCAATCAAGAATGCCAGCTTGGGCAGTGTTCCATATGGAGAAGTAGAAGATGGCAGTGAGactgtttttctctgctctgtAAAAGAAGGATCTTGGCCAATCCGCTTCAGGATTTTTAGGAAAACTGATCGTGAAGTTcttctatttgaaaaaaatgaaaatgcacaCAGAGTCGTGTGGCGCAGGGAAGCAATGAACAggcaggacacagggacatATTACTGCATGGCTTCTAATCGAGCTAATGTGGATGTGAAAAGCCATCCAATAACCATCAGTG TTATCTTAGCGGCTTGGCAGAAAGGAGTCATTGCTGCATTTGTCCTAATACTTATCGCAGGAGCAGTAACTCTCACTTTATGGTGGCTTTtgtgtaagaagaaaaagg CTAAAGGACCATCCATGGAGATGTCTGG ttctgcatTGGCTACAAACTCGCCAAATGAAAAACTGACAAGACAGCACAATGATGGAGACTACTATTCAG gATCAGGTTACATTGAAGATAGTGAAAATCACATGAAATCAACAGATGAAAGTAAAG
- the PECAM1 gene encoding platelet endothelial cell adhesion molecule isoform X3 gives MYLALLVIFLQCSELYSQKRVFTFNTVDIKVQPSVKVKNGAPLSITCHADISKSTDFQLKHNFTVFKDGKLVFMTVSDKRDAHYEIPVARSSDTGDYECTVEAGGKTKSSNSLHVWVTGMTKPILTAEKKEVLEGEVVKLRCELPEEVPPLYFFFRKMKMNSTPKEKSVFESQRNFSVVEFPVEEGDNILQFDCFARRNVKLEFESSEHSKKTLVTVREPFIKPTLNVKPSSNITEGDRIQIECSTVVARMRDIEIILQKNKTILNSVRDEKLLKYSAVATLEDSGEYQCKVEQGRASKTTKLNIVVSELFPKPILAASVIKLDENKELTLSCSINGFQKANFSILRKNSNADIWLKNSKNLTMRVNVNDTGSYICKAEVKGIVKESKPVTINVYAPVSKPTLSVVSGLPEVVLGKSLLLICRSVMGTPPITFTFYKGNKIKETVVNDTYATFLDENIGQNDKGGYRCDAKNNHSSGMKTSNILNITVIVPIKNASLGSVPYGEVEDGSETVFLCSVKEGSWPIRFRIFRKTDREVLLFEKNENAHRVVWRREAMNRQDTGTYYCMASNRANVDVKSHPITISVILAAWQKGVIAAFVLILIAGAVTLTLWWLLCKKKKAKGPSMEMSGSALATNSPNEKLTRQHNDGDYYSGSGYIEDSENHMKSTDESKGPDLESAEVEYTEVEVSTLDPHRGAFHKANNKKKKRKEIDSVPIHFPAPVQKGTETVYSEIRKANNETTRAS, from the exons ATGTATCTTGCTCTTCTGGTGATTTTCTTGCAGT gTTCAGAACTTTACAGTCAGAAGAGAG TTTTTACTTTCAACACAGTTGACATTAAGGTTCAGCCATCTGTCAAAGTAAAGAATGGAGCTCCTCTGTCAATTACCTGCCATGCTGATATTAGCAAAAGCACCGATTTCCAACTGAAGcataattttacagtttttaaagatGGCAAACTTGTGTTCATGACTGTATCAGACAAAAGAGATGCACACTATGAAATACCTGTGGCTAGATCTTCAGATACAGGAGACTATGAATGTACCGTGGAAGCAGGCGGAAAGACAAAATCTAGTAACTCCTTACATGTTTGGGTAACAG GAATGACCAAGCCAATCCTGActgctgagaagaaagaagttttaGAGGGTGAAGTCGTGAAATTACGTTGTGAGCTGCCAGAAGAAGTTCCtcctttatatttctttttccgGAAGATGAAGATGAATTCAACAcctaaagaaaaatctgtatttgaaTCACAGAGAAATTTTTCTGTAGTGGAATTTCCTGTTGAAGAAGGAGATAATATTTTACAATTTGATTGCTTTGCTAGGAGAAATGTAAAACTCGAATTTGAAAGCtcagaacacagcaaaaaaacactTGTTACAGTCAGGg AACCATTTATAAAGCCTACTCTGAATGTCAAGCCCTCAAGTAATATTACAGAAGGAGATAGAATACAGATTGAATGTTCAACTGTGGTAGCCCGGATGCGTGACATTGAAATCATactccagaaaaacaaaacaatactgAACAGTGTACGAGATGagaaacttctgaaatactctGCAGTAGCTACTCTAGAGGACAGTGGTGAATACCAGTGTAAGGTGGAGCAAGGGAGAGCATCTAAAACCACCAAACTGAATATTGTTGTGTCAG AGTTATTCCCCAAGCCAATATTGGCTGCTTCTGTGATTAAGCTggatgaaaataaagaattaacTTTGAGTTGCAGCATTAATGGTTTTCAGAAAGCTAACTTCTCTATATTGCGGAAAAATTCAAATGCAGACATCTGGTTGAAAAATTCTAAGAACTTAACAATGAGAGTTAACGTGAATGATACTGGATCCTATATCTGTAAAGCTGAAGTAAAAGGAATAGTCAAAGAGAGCAAACCTGTAACGATAAATGTGTACG CTCCAGTCTCCAAGCCAACTCTTTCTGTTGTCAGTGGTTTACCGGAGGTGGTGTTAGGGAAGTCTCTACTGTTAATCTGTCGTTCAGTGATGGGAACACCACCGATAACATTCACATTctacaaaggaaataaaattaaggaaacAGTAGTTAATGACACATATGCTACATTCTTGGATGAAAATATTGGACAAAATGACAAAGGAGGTTACAGATGTGATGCTAAAAATAATCATTCCAGTGGTATGAAAACTAGCAATATTCTAAACATCACAGTAATAG TACCAATCAAGAATGCCAGCTTGGGCAGTGTTCCATATGGAGAAGTAGAAGATGGCAGTGAGactgtttttctctgctctgtAAAAGAAGGATCTTGGCCAATCCGCTTCAGGATTTTTAGGAAAACTGATCGTGAAGTTcttctatttgaaaaaaatgaaaatgcacaCAGAGTCGTGTGGCGCAGGGAAGCAATGAACAggcaggacacagggacatATTACTGCATGGCTTCTAATCGAGCTAATGTGGATGTGAAAAGCCATCCAATAACCATCAGTG TTATCTTAGCGGCTTGGCAGAAAGGAGTCATTGCTGCATTTGTCCTAATACTTATCGCAGGAGCAGTAACTCTCACTTTATGGTGGCTTTtgtgtaagaagaaaaagg CTAAAGGACCATCCATGGAGATGTCTGG ttctgcatTGGCTACAAACTCGCCAAATGAAAAACTGACAAGACAGCACAATGATGGAGACTACTATTCAG gATCAGGTTACATTGAAGATAGTGAAAATCACATGAAATCAACAGATGAAAGTAAAG